ggcggccaggggatcCATGGCGCGGCGGCTGGGACGGGCGGTTTCCCTCCCGCGCTCGAGATGAAAAGGAGTGCGGGTTGGGATTGGGTTTgccctcccaaccctcacttctacaggctgcgaGGGCGTTTACAGGTTCGACCTCTAAaagtttttacgggtttaagggttctagtctacgtcgttttttcgacgaaaactgtaaaaaaacggttattttccagaatttaagggtttgagggttctactagacttgctctaagTTGAAATGTGGAGTTTTCTCAAAATCTATGTACGTGTAGCATTTttggcaacctccaccacacacacacactccccCACCTTCGCGTCGCCCTCCCCCAAAACCCCccttcctcctccgccgccgccgccacaatCGCGATGTCCGGGCGAAGCTGCCCCACCACCGAGCCCGTCGGGGAGGACACGACGGTGCCTCCGAGGATGCTGCACGGGTTGGCTCCGGAGACGCTGAACCTCCACACGGAGACGATGCTCACATTCCTCTACTCCTTCCTCCCCAAGCCGCTCGTCTCCACAATCACCCCCCTGCGCTGCAACGCCACGGCCATCGCCGACGCTGAAAGCGCCGACCGACTTAGCCGCCTACCCGACGATCTCCTCCGTCGCGTCCTCTCTCGCCTCCCCGCCAAGGACGGCgcgcgcaccaccgtgctctcctCGCGCTGGCGCGGCCTCTGGCGCTCTGCGCCGCTCGTCCTCGTCGACACCCACTTCCTCTCCAGGGGCGACGCGCAGTGCCGGCCCGCCCGCGCCGGTGCTGTCTCGCGTGCCGTCACCAACGCTGTCTCCGCCGCCCTCGAGGCACATCCTGGGCCCTTCCCCTTCGTCAGCCTCACCTGCAGCTTCATGGACGCCGCCGACCGCCGCATGCTCGCGCGCTGGTTCCAGATCCTTGCCACCAAGGGCGTCGATGAGCTCGTTTTCGTCAATCGCCCCTGGCCCCTTCCCGGCCTGCCCCTCCCTTCCTCGCTCTTCAGCTGTGCCTCCCTCTCCCGGCTCTGCATCGGTGCCTGGGTGTTCCCGAACACCACCGCCCTCCCGCGCGGGGCCGCCTTCCCCAACCTTCGGGAGCTTGTGCTTGGCTGCATCGTCATGGAGGACAAAGACCTGGAGTTCTTGCTCGCCGTGAGCCCCGTGCTGCAGATCCTCGCGTTCCATGGAAGCCTGGCCTCATTGCACGCTCGTATCGCCAACCAGAGCCTACGGTGCGCGCAGTTCTGCTTGTCCATCCTGGAGGAGGTCGCCGTGGTGAACGCTCCAAGCCTGGAGCGTCTCTTCCTCTGGAGAAATTGGAGCGAGCGGGGCCGCGTGGGCAAAATGAGCACGACAGTCAAGATTGGCCATGCCCCTAAGCTGCGTGTGCTGGGATACCTGGAGCCAGGAGTGCACATTCTGCAGATCGGCAGCACCATCATCAAGGTACGCTCAATGGCATATGTCCACTCATATCTCAGATTGCATTTCTTTTCATGAACAAGGTTTTTGCACGAAGCAA
This genomic stretch from Hordeum vulgare subsp. vulgare chromosome 6H, MorexV3_pseudomolecules_assembly, whole genome shotgun sequence harbors:
- the LOC123402493 gene encoding putative FBD-associated F-box protein At1g05080, producing the protein MSGRSCPTTEPVGEDTTVPPRMLHGLAPETLNLHTETMLTFLYSFLPKPLVSTITPLRCNATAIADAESADRLSRLPDDLLRRVLSRLPAKDGARTTVLSSRWRGLWRSAPLVLVDTHFLSRGDAQCRPARAGAVSRAVTNAVSAALEAHPGPFPFVSLTCSFMDAADRRMLARWFQILATKGVDELVFVNRPWPLPGLPLPSSLFSCASLSRLCIGAWVFPNTTALPRGAAFPNLRELVLGCIVMEDKDLEFLLAVSPVLQILAFHGSLASLHARIANQSLRCAQFCLSILEEVAVVNAPSLERLFLWRNWSERGRVGKMSTTVKIGHAPKLRVLGYLEPGVHILQIGSTIIKAGTKASARTTVSSVQMLALQLHFGDRNQVKMLPSFLRCFPNLDTLIIESFLETTSNRSLKFWQGTSPIECVGSHLKTLSFCELQGNDDEFDFIMFIVENAPKLERLIIQIKQDLTYTERQMVVAKLGDLSCASWANTNCKVRLEISGNPIGSSWSIEAGSDLSSDDPFSCL